The sequence below is a genomic window from Desulfobacterales bacterium.
AAATCAGCCGTTTAAAGTATCATCTATCACTGAAGTTCATGCACGTTATCTCAACAGCGGTCGTATTAAATTAGACAAACGTAAATTTAACACATCAATAACTTATCACGATCCTTGCCAAATAGCTCGAAATGGTGGAGTTGTTGATGAACCGAGAAATATTATCTATCATTTAACCAATGACTTTAGGGAAATGTCTCCTGATCCTAATTATAACTGGTGTTGCGGTGGTGGTGGTGGATTAGTCGCTCTCGGAGATGAAACTCTTGATTTTAGAATGAAATCTTCTAAAGTTAAAGTTGATCAAATTAAAAAGGCAGGTGCAAAAATACTTGCAACTGCTTGCGAAAACTGCCATACACAACTATGCAATCTTAACGATCATTACAAAATTGGTGTTGAAGTCAAATTCCTTTCGTCAATGGTAGCTGATGCGTTAGTTCAATAATTTTAAATAAATCGTAAAATATAGAGAAAACATTAAGCCCTGTTTGTATAAGCAGGGCTTAATGTTTTATGATTTTTTTTAGAAAAATGTTATCATTCAATATTGACAGCTTATTCCATAAAATGCTACCTCAAAACTTAAATCCTGTAAAAATAATCTTAACATGAATATGGAATTGCAGATTTTAAAACGATATGACTATAAGCTTTAGGCGGAAATGTCAAAAAAATCAACATTTAAAACTTCTTGACATTTTATATATTTTCAACTACTAAAGGCAATTTATAGATTTATTAGGGCTTTTAATAGAATACCAATAAAAAATAAATAGTTAGGAGAATAATAATGGCTGTTCCAAAACGTAGAACATCAAAAACAAGAAAACGAACAAGACAAGCGCAACAAAAAATAGGCGCTCCAAATTTATCAAAATGCTCTTTATGTGGAGCTCCAAAGGCGCCACATATTTTATGTCCAAATTGCAAATCATATAAAGGTAAAAAAATAGTAGAAGATAAAAAAGAAGAAAAAGAAAAAGATTAAGATTTTTAGAATGGAACATCAAAAAAAAGTAGTTGTAGTTACTGGAGGTTCAAGGGGTATAGGCAGAGCAATATGTATTGCTTTTGCAGATTCAGAAACCCAGATTTTTTTTAATTATGCATCATCTGAGGCTTCTGCGCGAGAAACAGAAAAAATTGTTCAAGAATTAAAGGTAACCGCTATTGGAGAAAAAGTTAATGTTTCTTCAGAAAAAGAAGTTTCAGATTTCTTTAATAAAATCATTTCACAAACAGGCAGAATAGATATATTAGTTAATAATGCAGGAATTGCTAAAGACAATCTGATTGTCCGCATGAAAGATGCAGAATGGGATGAGGTAATTAATACAAATTTAAAAGGCGTTTTTCTTTGCACAAAGGCTGTTACAAGAACTATGATAAAACAAAGATTTGGCCGAATAATAAATATTACTTCAATTGTTGGAATTACAGGAAATGCTGGACAATCCAACTATTCTGCGTCTAAGGCCGGAATTATTGGTTTTACAAAATCTTGCGCAAAGGAACTTGCTTCAAGAAATATTACAGTAAATGCCGTAGCCCCGGGCTATATTGAAACTGATATGACTAATAATTTATCAGAAGAAATGAAAAAGTCTATGATTGAACAAATACCTTTGAAAAGAACTGGTAAGCCTGAAGAAGTAGCTGCTGTGATAAAATTTCTTGCTTCTAATGAAGCGAGCTATATAACAGGGCAAGTAATTCACGTGAGTGGAGGTTTATATATATGAAGAAGAATATTAAGGAGATAAGACATGTCAATTGAAGAAAAGGTAAGAAAAATAATATGTGAAAAGCTTGATGTTGAATTAGACGAAGTTGTGCGAGAAGCTTCACTAATTGATGATCTTGGGGCTGATTCTTTAGATTTAGTAGAACTTATGATGTCTATGGAAGATGAGTTTGATTTAGAAATTCCTGAAAAGGAATCTGAAAAAATAAAAACCGTTAAGGATATAATTGAATACATTGAATCTAAGCTATAATTAATTTTGTATTTAATTTAATTTATAATTAAAGAGGTTTTCTTGCAAAGACGAGTAGTAATCACCGGCATGGGACTTATAACCCCATTAGGAATAGGTGTAAAGGAATCTTGGACATCTCTGTGTTTGGGAAAATCAGGAATTTGTAAAATAACAAAATTCGATACAGATGGTTTAAAGACAAAGATTGCTGGGGAAGTAAAAAATTTCAAAATAGAAAATTTCATTTCAAATAAAACCGCTAAAAAAATGCTTCCTTTCGTTGCTTATGCTTTAGCCTGTTCAAAAATGGCTATTGAAGATGCTCACATTCATATTGATAATTCAAATTGTGAAAAGATAGGAGTTATTTTAGGATGCACAATGGGCGGAATAGGAGCAATTGAAGAAACTGCTTTAACCTTAAATCAAAATGGTTCAAGACAAATAAGTCCTTTTTTTATTCCAAGCGTTTTAGGCAATATGGTTGCGGCAATTGTTTCAATTAACTTTGGAACAAAAGGTCTTAACTATACGATAGATACAGCCTGTGCTTCAGGGGCTCATGCTGTTGGAGAATCTTTTGAAATGATAAGAAGAGGTAGATCTGAAATGATGATTACAGGAGGCGTTGACTCAACAATAACTCCTTTATGTATTGCTGGATTTAATGCAATGAAAGCTTTATCTGTAAGAAATGATGAACCTGAAAAAGCATCAAGGCCCTTTGACCGAGATAGGGACGGATTTGTGGTTGGTGAAGGTGGAGGAATATTAGTGCTTGAAAGTCTTGATAGTGCTATTAAAAGGGGAGCTAATATTTATGCGGAAATATGCGGTTATGGCGCTAATTCTGATGCTTATCATATAACAGCTCCTGCACCCGAAGGAGAAGGTTCCGCTAAATGTATGCAATTGGCCTTGTTTGACGCTGGTATATCCCATCTGCAGATTGATTACATAAATGCCCATGGAACTTCTACAAAATTAAATGATATATCTGAAACAATCGCAATAAAAAAAGTTTTTCAAGACAAAGCGAAATCCATTGCTGTAAGTTCAATAAAATCAATGATAGGTCATTTAATTGGCGCAGCTGGTAGCGTTGCAACAGCAGTTACTGCTTTGGTAATTCATGAAGGCATAATACCGCCTACCATCAATTTAGATATTCCAGATACTGAATGTGATCTTGATTATGTTCCTCATGTTGCAAGAAAAACAAAAGTAGATTTTGCTTTAATTAATTCTTTTGGTTTTGGAGGAACTAACGCTTCATTAGTTCTAAAAAAAGTATAAGACAAAGATAAGGTGTATTTATGAAGAATGAAAAACAGCCAATTATAATAGGTTGTGATCATGCGGGTTATTTATTAAAAGAAAAAGTAAAAGTTTTTCTGATTGAAAATGGTTTTGATGTTGAAGATGCAGGTGTATATAACCAAAATTCTGTTGATTATACTGACATTGCTGTTAAAGTAGCATCTTTAATTGCAAAAGAAAAATTTGAAAAAGGAATTCTGATATGTGGAACAGGCATTGGAATGTCAATGGCTGCGAATAGATTTAAAAAAATTCGAGCAGCTATTTGTAATGATATGTTTTCTGCAATAATGTCAAGACGCCATAATAATTCCAATGTGCTTGCTTTAGGTGCAAGGATAATTGGAGACGGCCTTGCTGAAGAAATTGTAAAGCTTTGGCTCGAGACACCTTTTGAAGGTGGAAGGCATATTTGTCGAATAGAAAAAATGGATACATGTTCATAATAACAAAAAAATAAAGAAAGGATGTTTAACTTGGACTTAATAACCTTGGATACATTTGATCATGAAATTGCTAAGGCTATAAACCTTGAAATTGGAAGACAAAAATATAGTCTTGAACTAATAGCTTCGGAAAATTTTGTAAGCCCAGGTGTGCTTGCCGCATTAGGTAGCGTTCTTACTAATAAATACGCTGAAGGCTATCCTGGAAAACGTTATTATGGGGGATGTGAATATGTAGATATCGCGGAAAATCTTGCGATTGAAAGAGCAAAGAAAATATTCAGCACAAAAGATGGTGAGGCTGAATATGCTAATGTTCAAGCTCATTCAGGTTCTCAGGCTAATATGGCTGTTTATTTTGCACTTCTCAATTGTAAAGACACTGTACTTGCTATGGATCTTGCTAATGGCGGGCATTTAACTCACGGAAGTCGTATCAGTTTTTCTGGAAAATTTTTTAATTTTGTTCATTATGGCGTAAAAAGAGATACAGGTTTTATTGACTATGAACAAGTAGCTGAATTAGCAGATATACATAAGCCTAAGCTTATTGTCGCAGGAGCGAGTGCTTATCCAAGAACAATAGATTTTAAAGCCTTTTCAGAAATTGCAAAGTCAGTAGGAGCTTTTTTCATGGTTGATATGGCTCATATTGCTGGACTCGTTGCAAAAGGACAACATCCTTCACCAGTACCCTATGCTGATGTAGTAACTTCTACAACCCATAAAACTTTAAGGGGACCAAGAGGCGGACTTATTATTGGGAAAAAAGAGTTAGGCGATAAAATTGATAAAGAAATATTTCCAGGTATTCAGGGTGGTCCCTTAATGCACGTTATAGCAGCAAAAGCCGTTGCTTTCAAAGAAGCTATGGAAGATTCCTTTGCAGAATATCAAAAACAAATAATCAAGAATGCAAATGCCCTTGCAAACAGGCTTATGGAAAACAATATAAACCTTGTTTCGGGCGGTACGGACACTCATATTGTTTTTATCGATTTACGAAGTCTTAATATAACAGGAAAAGACGGAGAAAAAGCCCTTGAAAAAGCCGGCATCACTACTAATAAAAATTCAATTCCTTATGATCCTAATCCTCCTAAAATAACAAGTGGCATAAGGCTCGGAACTCCTGCTTTAACAACAAGGGGAATGAAAGAAAATGATATGGTGTATATTGCTGATTTAATTACTGCTATTTTAACTGATATAAAAAATGAGAACTTAATTAACGAGACTAAAGCAAAAGTAAAAACCATGTGTGATGGATTTCCGCTTTTTGCGAAATAGGATATTAAAATGGAACATCTGCTTGATCGCCCAACTTGGGAAAGCTATTTCATGGATATTGCTCAACTTGTGGCGAAGCGTTCAACATGTTTAAGGCGTTTTGTTGGAGCGTTAATAGTTAAAGAAAAAAGAATACTTGCTACAGGCTATAATGGAGCGCCAATGGGATTAAAACATTGCTCTGAAACTGGATGTTTAAGAGCCAATATGAATATTCCATCAGGCGAAAGGCATGAACTATGTCGAGGAGTACATGCCGAGCAAAATGCTATTATTCAGGCGGCTTATCATGGAGTTTCCATAAAAGATAGCATATTATTTTGTACAAACTTTCCATGCTCAATCTGTGCAAAAATGATTATAAACGCTGGAATAAAAAAAATTTATTGTAAGGACGGCTATAGCGATTCTTTATCAGAAGAATTGCTTAATTGTGCCGATATCGAAGTAATTACAAATTTTTAGCTGAAAGGTCTTAAAATGAAATGTCCTTTTTGTGGAGAAATAGAAACAAAAGTAATAGATTCAAGAAGTAATAAAGATCAATCATCAATTAGAAGAAGAAGAGAGTGTTTAAGTTGTGAAAAAAGATTTACAACGTATGAACATGTTGAAAATCTTCAAGTTATGATTGTAAAAAAAGATGGAAGACGGGAGGCTTTTAATAAAGAGAAGATAAGAAGCGGACTTATAAAAGCTTGTGAAAAGCGTCCTGTAAGCATGGATGCGATAGACAGTATTGTTTCTGAAATTGAATCAGATATAACTGAATTTCCTAAAAAAGAATTCTCATCAACTTATATCGGTGAAAAATTAATGAAAAAACTTCGCGTTTTAGATGAAGTTGCTTATGTTAGGTTTGCGTCTGTTTATCGTGAATTTAAAGATGCGAGTGATTTTATTGATGAGCTTAAAAAATTTCCAAAAGAGAAACGTCGTAAATGATGCCTCCAGATATAATTGATAAATATTTTATGAAGATGGCTATATCTCTTGCTCGACAAGGATATGGTTTTACATCTCCAAATCCAATGGTTGGCGCAGTTATTGTAAAAGATAATAAAGTTGTTGGTAAAGGTTTTCATTTAGCAAGGGGACTGCCTCATGCTGAAGTGAATGCAATCAACGATGCTGGCAATTTAGCAAATGGCTCAACTCTTTATGTAACCCTTGAACCATGCAATCATTTTGGAAGAACTCCTCCCTGTGTTCAAAAAATAATAGATTCAGGCATTGTTAGAGTAGTTATAGCAAATAAAGACCCGAACCCTAATGTAAAGGGAAATGGATCTAAAGTTTTAGCAGGAAAAAATATAAATGTTACTATGGGCGTTTGCAAAGATGAAGCAGCAAAGTTAAATGAAGTTTTTTTTAAATATATTCAAACAAAGCAACCTTTTGTAATACTAAAATGCGCTTCAACTTTAGACGGTAGGATTGCTTCAAGAACAGGCGATTCAAAATGGATTTCTTCTGAAAAATCAAGAGAATTTGTTCATTGGCTTAGGCATAGTCTTGATGCAATCATGGTTGGTATCGGCACAGTTAAAACTGATAATCCTTTTTTAACCACGAGAATTAAACATTTCAATGGAAAAAATCCCATAAGAATAGTTCTTGATACAAATCTTTCTATTGATATAAATTCAAACGTTTTAAACATTGATGCTAATCTTAAAACAATAATTGTTGCTGGAAATAACGCTTCAGATGACAAAGCTGCTTTAATAGAAAAAAAAGGGGCAAAAGTTATAAAGATGCCTTGCGATAAAGGCTTTATTGATATTAAGAGCCTAATGGAAAAATTAGGTTCATTGGAAATTACAAGTCTTCTTATTGAGGGAGGAAGTTCCGTTATATCCTCCTCATTAAAGTCAGGTGTTGTTGACAAAGTAATTATATGTTACGCACCAAAAATTCTTGGAGGTGATGATGGGGTTCCGATATGTAGAGGAGAAGGAGCAATGGTAATAAATGATGCTATCAAGCTTAAAAATATTGAAGTATTACGATTTGAAAACGACGTAATGATAGAAGGATATTTGTAATATCCATGTTTACAGGAATAATAGAAGGTCTTGGAAATATCGTTAATATTAAGGGATCAAAGGATGGCAAACGTTTAACTGTAAAGCCTAATTTTAGTATTGATACTGCAAAAATAGGGGATAGCATTGCGGTAAATGGAGCTTGTCTTACAATTGTTACATTAAATAATTACTCTTTTGATGCTGACGTATCGCCCGAAACTATTGACAGGACAACATTTAAATCAGCTAAAATAGGTGATATTGTAAATCTTGAAAGAGCCCTTACTTTATCATCCCGTCTTGATGGTCATCTTGTTACTGGTCATGTAGATGGAACAGGAATATTAGCAGAAAAAAAATCCAAAGGCACTGCGGAAATTTTTACATTTAAAATTCCAAACAATCTATCTATTTATATGATTGAAAAAGGTTCTGTAGCCATTGATGGAATAAGTCTTACAATTAATAAAATTGAAAAAGAAATTTTTGAAGTCAGCATAATCCCCCATACACTAAAAATGACAACTCTTAGTTTAAAGAAATTAGGTAATTCTGTAAATATTGAAACAGACATTATTGGTAAATATATTGAACAATTTCTAAAAAAAAATAAAACAAATAAAATGCAGAATTCATCAGCGATTAACATGGATTTCCTTAGGGAAACAGGATTTTTATAATTTCCAAGTTTTTGTAGGGTCAACCGCATGGTCGCCTACAATATAAAAAATAATCCTCATCCAAATTTATTGGCTGAAGATAAGATGACATATCATTTCTATTTTTAAATGATAAAATTTAAATTAGCCTTTAGTTTTAGCCTTAGCCAACTGAATAATATGTCATTTTTTAAAAGCCATGTTAATCTTTTAATCTGTAATTCAGAATGAATGCGACAAATTAATAAGGAGAATTTATAATAAAATGCCCATTATTTCAATTGAACAGGCCATCAACGAGATAAAAAAAGGTAAAATGGTCATCCTTGTAGATGATGAAGATCGGGAAAATGAGGGAGATCTAACCATAGCTGCTGAAAAAGTAACTCCCGAAATGATAAATTTTATGGCGAAATACGGTAGAGGCTTAATATGTCTTTCCCTTACTAATGAAATTGCCGATAGACTTGAACTTCCACTTATGGTTGAACAAAATACTTCTCCTTTTCAAACAGGATTCACTGTTTCTATAGAAGCAAGATATGGAGTCACTACTGGAATATCAGCGGCTGATCGAGCAAAAACTGTATTAACCGCTATAGCTGATAATTCTAACGCATCCGATCTTGTAAGACCAGGTCATATTTTCCCATTGAGGGCAAGAACTGGGGGCGTTATCGTAAGAACAGGTCAAACTGAAGGTTCCGTTGATCTTGCAAGGCTTGCGGGCTTAAAGCCGGCTGGCGTTATATGTGAAATCATGGATGATGACGGAACTATGGCAAGAATGCCAACTCTTGAAAAATTCAGTCAGACACATGGAATAAATATATGCACAATTGCAGATTTAATAGAATATAGGATGAGGACAGAATCATTTGTAAGAAGAAAGGCTGAATCTGTTATACCTACTGCCCATGCAGGTGAGTTTAAAATTATAGTCTATGAAAACGATATTGATAATTTTCTTCATATCGCCATGATAAAAGGGGAAATTAATCCTGATAACCCTGTCCTTGTACGAGTTCATTCTGAATGTCTCACTGGAGATATATTTGGTTCATTAAGGTGTGATTGCGGCCCTCAAATTCATAAAGCAATGGAAATGATGGATAAAGAAGGAAGCGGAGTTCTTTTGTATATTCGTCAAGAGGGTAGGGGAATAGGCCTTATTAATAAAATTAGAGCATATTCTCTCCAAGATAAGGGGCTTGATACTGTTGAAGCAAATAAACAACTTGGCTTTCACGCTGATTTAAGAAATTACGGAATAGGTGCTCAAGTCCTTGTTGATGTCGGCGTAAGAAAAATGAAATTAATCACTAATAATCCAAAAAAAATGGTAGGACTTGAAGGCTATGGATTAAAAATAGTAGAACAGGTTCCTATAGAAATTCCTCCAAATTGCCATAATAAAGGATATTTAGAATGTAAAAAACTTAAATTAGGACATATGCTTAATTTTGATGCAGCTCCATGATTGAAAATGGCATAAATTGTGGGCATCCTTCATATTGTATTAAAAGTAGTTAACACTTTTTTAGTTAACGATATTTAAACTGGATTCCCGCCTTCGCGGGAATGACGTGGCTGCTGTATCGTCATTCCCGCGAAGGCGGGAATCCAGAATTAAAAAGTGTTAACTAAAATTGAAGGATGCTAAATTGTGTTCAAAAAACGGCGCCTGGAAATTATTGCCGGGTAATAGTGAATTTCAATAAGAAAGGAATTATATAAAAATATGACAACAACGTTTGAGGGTAATCTTATTGCCGAAGGAAAAAAATTTTCTATTATTGTAAGTCGTTTTAATGACTTCATAACAGAAAGACTTTTAGGAGGAGCTCTTGATGCTTTAAAACGAAGCGGAGCAAAGGAAGAAAATATTTCTATTGCAAGGGTTCCTGGCGCTTACGAAATTCCGCTCATTGCAAAAAAGATAGCTGAAAAAAAGAACTGTGATGCAATTATATGCGTAGGTGCTGTTATTCGTGGTTCTACTCCTCATTTTGATTATGTATGTGCTGAAGTTTCAAAAGGTATAGCTGTAGTTAGTCTTGAAACTGGAATGCCTATAATATTTGGTATTATTACCGCTGATTCAATTGAGCAAGCTATTGAAAGAGCTGGAACAAAAGCCGGTAATAAGGGTTGGCATGCAGCCATATCAGCTATTGAAATGACAAACTTAATAGAAGAATTAAATCGGATATAAGATAATGGGATTAAGAAGAAAAGCGCGTGAAGCGGCAATGCAATTTCTTTTTGCTATCGATGCAAACAAAGAAAAAGAATATTCGGAATATTTAGAACTTTTTTGCGATGATTTTGAAATAAATGAGGATATTATACCTTTTTTTCGTGATACTGTTAATGGGGTTTTACAATATAAATCGGAAATTGATTCTTTAATCGAGCGTTTTTCTGAGCATTGGAAAGTTTATAGAATGTCCCGTGTTGATAGAAATTTATTGAGAATATCTGTTTATGAACTTATTTATAGAGATGATATCCCTTCCGTTGTTTCAATAAATGAAGCCATCGACATAGGTAAAAGGTTTGGAACAAAGGATTCTGGGTCATTTATAAATGGTTTGCTTGATAAGATTAAAAATAATATTAATGAATTAAAGCAAAAAGAATAAATTTATATAAAAATAATTCAAAAAAATTATGGAGTGATTTAATATGGAATACAAAAAAGTTTTATTAAATGAAGATGAAATGCCTTGTCAGTGGTATAATATTCTTGCGGATATAAAGATGAATCCACCTTTAGGCCCAGACGGTAATCCCATAAAACCTGAACAACTTGCGCCTGTCTTTCCAATGAACTTAATTGAACAGGAAGTTAGTTCGGAAAGATGGATCACTATTCCTGAAGAAGTATTAGGCGTTTTAAAAATTTGGCGTCCATCACCGCTTGTAAGGGCTTTCAGCCTTGAAAAAGCATTAGGCACTCCAGCTAAAATATATTATAAAAACGAAAGTGTAAGCCCTCCTGGTAGTCATAAGCCAAATACAGCAGTTCCTCAAGCTTATTACAATAAAGAATTTGGAATAAAAAAAATTACAACAGAAACAGGGGCAGGCCAATGGGGAAGCGCTCTTTCTTTTGCATGCTCCCAGTTTGGTATTGAATGTAAAATATTTATGGTACGCATAAGTTTTGATCAAAAACCCTATAGAAAACTCATGATGTCTGCGTGGGGAGGTAATTGCGTTGCAAGCCCAAGCACTGAAACAAAAGCAGGAAGAGATGCCCTTGAAAGAGACCCTAACACTCCAGGAAGTCTTGGAATTGCGATAAGTGAAGCCGTTGAAGCTGCCGTAAGTGATACTACTGGCCAAACAAGATATTCTCTTGGCAGTGTTTTAAATCATGTTATGCTACATCAAACTATAATCGGCCTTGAAGCAAAAAAACAATTTGATAAAATCGGAGTATATCCCGACATAGTTATCGGTTGTGCTGGCGGCGGAAGTAATTTTGCCGGATTAGCATTCCCGTTTGTATCTGACAAAATTAATGGAAAAAATATTGAGATTTATCCTGTTGAACCTCAAGCTTGCCCTACACTGACGAAAGCGCCTTTTGTTTATGATCATGGAGATACTGCTGGTTATACTCCTTTACTGCCTATGCACAGTTTAGGACATTCTTTTGTTCCTCCTCCTTTTCATGCTGGCGGCCTTAGATATCACGGCATGGCTCCTACTGTTAGCCAGCTTGTATCAGAAGGACTTATAACTGCAAAAGCTGTAACTCAGCTTGACGCATATAAAGCTGGTATCTTATTCTCTTCAACCGAAGGAATAATTCCAGCGCCTGAAACCTGTCATGCTATCGCTACAGTGATTGACGAAGCAAATAAAGCCAAAGAAGAGGGAAAAGAAAAAGTTATCGTATTTAATTTTAGTGGTCACGGCCTTCTTGACCTTTCAGCCTATGATAAATATTTTTCAGGTCAGCTTCAAAACTTTAGTCTTTCAGATGAAGAACTTTTAATTTGTCAGAAAGCCTTTG
It includes:
- a CDS encoding TrpB-like pyridoxal phosphate-dependent enzyme, encoding MEYKKVLLNEDEMPCQWYNILADIKMNPPLGPDGNPIKPEQLAPVFPMNLIEQEVSSERWITIPEEVLGVLKIWRPSPLVRAFSLEKALGTPAKIYYKNESVSPPGSHKPNTAVPQAYYNKEFGIKKITTETGAGQWGSALSFACSQFGIECKIFMVRISFDQKPYRKLMMSAWGGNCVASPSTETKAGRDALERDPNTPGSLGIAISEAVEAAVSDTTGQTRYSLGSVLNHVMLHQTIIGLEAKKQFDKIGVYPDIVIGCAGGGSNFAGLAFPFVSDKINGKNIEIYPVEPQACPTLTKAPFVYDHGDTAGYTPLLPMHSLGHSFVPPPFHAGGLRYHGMAPTVSQLVSEGLITAKAVTQLDAYKAGILFSSTEGIIPAPETCHAIATVIDEANKAKEEGKEKVIVFNFSGHGLLDLSAYDKYFSGQLQNFSLSDEELLICQKAFEKFPKPSIVKSR